The following are from one region of the Salvia hispanica cultivar TCC Black 2014 chromosome 1, UniMelb_Shisp_WGS_1.0, whole genome shotgun sequence genome:
- the LOC125200957 gene encoding 14-3-3-like protein 16R, whose translation MASPREESVYMAKLAEQAERYEEMVEFMEKVVNAVDGDELSVEERNLLSVAYKNVIGARRASWRIISSIEQKEESRGNDAHVSAIKTYRSKIESELSSICDGILNLLDAKLIGSASNGDSKVFYLKMKGDYYRYLAEFKTGAERKEAAENTLSAYKSAQDIANTELAPTHPIRLGLALNFSVFYYEILNSPDRACNLAKQAFDEAIAELDTLGEESYKDSTLIMQLLRDNLTLWTSDMQDDNSEEIKEAPKPDNE comes from the exons ATGGCGTCCCCGCGTGAGGAGAGCGTTTACATGGCCAAGCTCGCCGAGCAGGCCGAGCGCTACGAGGAGATGGTCGAGTTCATGGAGAAGGTCGTCAACGCCGTCGACGGCGACGAGCTCTCCGTCGAGGAGCGCAACCTCCTCTCCGTCGCCTACAAAAACGTCATCGGCGCCCGCCGCGCCTCCTGGCGCATCATCTCCTCCATCGAGCAGAAGGAGGAGAGCCGCGGCAACGACGCGCACGTCTCCGCCATCAAGACCTACAGATCTAAGATCGAGTCCGAGCTCTCCTCTATTTGCGACGGCATTCTCAACCTCCTCGACGCCAAACTCATCGGATCTGCCTCCAACGGCGATTCCAAGGTCTTCTACTTGAAGATGAAGGGCGATTACTATCGCTACTTGGCCGAGTTTAAGACTGGAGCCGAGCGCAAGGAAGCTGCCGAGAACACTCTCTCCGCCTACAAATCCGCTCAG GACATTGCTAATACAGAGCTCGCCCCTACTCATCCGATCCGTCTCGGCCTGGCACTCAACTTCTCCGTCTTCTACTACGAGATCTTGAATTCTCCTGATCGCGCTTGCAATCTTGCTAAACAG GCTTTTGACGAGGCAATAGCTGAGTTGGACACTCTTGGTGAGGAATCTTACAAGGATAGCACCCTGATCATGCAGCTTCTCCGTGACAACCTCACCTTGTGGACTTCAGATATGCAG GATGATAATTCTGAAGAGATCAAGGAAGCACCTAAGCCCGACAACGAGTAG
- the LOC125201978 gene encoding WEB family protein At3g02930, chloroplastic-like, with protein sequence MREVVMEVESLKKMEENKAKERKMANLEAEVGRMRQAEADKDASLGRLMRDVREREKRIQDLEGELERKSKSEASMARHLDSAMFELEESKIEIASLHEKMDGLEDLCNQISKETKGAEDTRTLKAKLAKAQEAETKALKKAACLAEEMEVVKAEWKFAMEGEDKSSKAMEDLALALKEVATESNQAKMELGLKEEEMERMKLKLHQAEQEVEVHQKNEDKLRAETEETLFAWNAKEIGFVNCIKRAEEERALAQIENHKLTESLKAAENMTRSAREETYKLRDILKQAINESNAAKAAAGIARDENSLLKDCLAEKEEALHFITRENERLRISEAAAQEHVKQLKRMLTMASAEVKTDDKEEIGIVMHSDDDDHQSMKDAREFSFDIDDLSFLNEPEPEDPEKTEALKGSIFDTSAETPKAAEPAKGTFFRLRFLSSEEEPHKAGDAEEAAEGDKQQGHRRSKTMFQRVGGLLTIRKSFQRKDPSVDQKIIPTQTQP encoded by the exons ATGAGGGAGGTGGTGATGGAGGTGGAGAgtttgaagaaaatggaggAAAACAAGGCCAAAGAGAGAAAGATGGCGAATTTGGAGGCGGAGGTGGGCCGGATGAGGCAGGCCGAGGCGGATAAGGACGCGTCTCTTGGGAGGCTGATGCGCGACGTGAGGGAGCGAGAGAAAAGGATCCAAGACTTGGAAGGAGAGCTCGAGCGGAAGAGCAAGTCCGAGGCCAGCATGGCCAGGCATCTCGACTCTGCCATGTTCGAGCTCGAGGAGTCCAAGATCGAGATCGCCTCCTTGCACGAGAAGATGGATGGACTTGAGGATTTATGCAACCAGATAAGCAAAGAGACGAAAGGGGCTGAGGACACTCGGACCCTCAAGGCAAAGCTGGCCAAGGCGCAGGAGGCCGAGACGAAGGCGCTGAAGAAGGCCGCATGCTTGGCAGAGGAGATGGAGGTGGTGAAGGCGGAGTGGAAGTTTGCTATGGAGGGTGAAGACAAGAGCTCGAAAGCCATGGAGGATTTAGCGTTGGCGTTGAAGGAGGTCGCCACGGAGTCGAATCAAGCCAAAATGGAGCTGGGTTTGAAGGAGGAGGAGATGGAAAGGATGAAGCTTAAGTTGCATCAAGCTGAACAAGAG GTAGAGGTGCACCAAAAGAACGAGGACAAGTTGAGGGCGGAGACGGAGGAGACGCTCTTCGCTTGGAACGCTAAGGAAATCGGCTTCGTTAACTGCATCAAGCGGGCCGAGGAGGAGCGCGCGCTGGCGCAGATCGAGAACCACAAGCTAACCGAGTCGCTCAAGGCGGCCGAGAATATGACCCGGTCCGCACGCGAGGAGACGTACAAGCTGCGAGACATACTCAAGCAGGCCATCAACGAATCGAACGCAGCCAAGGCAGCAGCCGGGATCGCGAGAGACGAGAACTCGTTGCTCAAAGACTGCTTAGCCGAGAAGGAGGAGGCGCTGCACTTCATCACGAGGGAGAACGAGCGGCTCCGGATAAGCGAGGCGGCCGCGCAGGAGCATGTGAAGCAGCTCAAGCGGATGCTGACGATGGCCTCGGCCGAGGTGAAGACGGACGACAAGGAGGAGATAGGCATCGTTATGCACAGCGACGACGACGACCACCAGAGCATGAAAGACGCGAGAGAGTTCAGCTTCGATATTGATGACTTGAGCTTCTTGAacgagcccgagcccgaggATCCCGAGAAGACAGAGGCGCTAAAGGGCTCCATCTTCGATACAAGCGCCGAGACGCCCAAGGCGGCCGAGCCAGCGAAAGGGACCTTCTTTAGGCTAAGGTTTTTGTCTTCGGAGGAAGAGCCTCATAAGGCCGGGGATGCCGAGGAGGCGGCCGAGGGGGATAAGCAACAAGGCCACAGACGGTCGAAAACTATGTTCCAACGAGTGGGGGGACTTCTCACTATAAGGAAGAGTTTCCAAAGGAAGGATCCATCGGTTGATCAGAAGATTATTCCTACCCAAACTCAGCCTTAG
- the LOC125206460 gene encoding histone H3.3 codes for MARTKQTARKSTGGKAPRKQLATKAARKSAPTTGGVKKPHRYRPGTVALREIRKYQKSTELLIRKLPFQRLVREIAQDFKTDLRFQSHAVLALQEAAEAYLVGLFEDTNLCAIHAKRVTIMPKDIQLARRIRGERA; via the exons ATGGCCCGTACCAAGCAAACTGCTCGTAAATCCACTGGTGGAAAAGCTCCCAGGAAGCAACTTGCTACCAAG GCTGCCCGTAAGTCTGCACCAACCACTGGTGGAGTCAAGAAACCTCACCGTTACCGCCCTGGAACTGTTGCTCTCCG TGAAATTCGGAAGTACCAAAAGAGTACTGAGCTCTTGATCAGGAAGCTGCCTTTCCAAAGGCTTGTTCGGGAAATTGCCCAGGACTTCAAG ACTGATCTTCGTTTCCAAAGCCATGCTGTTTTGGCACTTCAGGAGGCTGCTGAGGCTTACCTTGTGGGTCTCTTTGAGGACACAAACTTGTGTGCCATCCATGCCAAGCGTGTGACCATCATGCCCAAAGATATCCAACTGGCTCGCAGGATCAGGGGTGAGCGTGCTTAG